In Actinoplanes sp. NBC_00393, a single genomic region encodes these proteins:
- a CDS encoding DHA2 family efflux MFS transporter permease subunit, with translation MSSQPEAAPAKLDAAVLKIAGVVVLGAIMSILDVTVVSVALPTFQTEFNATYAEVAWTMTAYTLALATVIPLTGWAADRFGTKRLYMAALVLFTLGSVLCATADSIGQLIAYRVLQGLGGGMLMPLGMTIMTRAAGPDRIGRLMAVLGIPMLLGPIGGPILGGWLIDVASWHWIFLINLPIGIGALIYAWVVLPKDTPEPSESFDFIGMLMLSPGLALFLFGVSSLPEEGTMSATKVWLPMLVGGLLVIGFVFYSFKPQHPLLDLRLLRNRNLTVATVTLAVFTVAFMGAGLLFPSYFLQIRGESTLDAGLLMAPQGIGAMVTMPIAGILADKIPVGRTVPFALLLIAAGFFTFTQVGTDTSYLLLCGSLFVMGLGMGGTMMPIMTSALRTLTNHEVARGSTLLNILQQIAGSVGTAIMSVILTDQLNDSPVIPGVTNPQTGAPVTEAGLAIGAVQDPAIAQTVPDPSILERGLQFAADSFASTFMVGFVLVLLTLIPAFFLPRKKEKSHLLDDDGSKAAPVILH, from the coding sequence GTGAGCAGTCAACCAGAGGCGGCACCGGCCAAGCTCGACGCCGCCGTTCTCAAGATCGCCGGGGTTGTGGTCCTCGGTGCGATCATGTCGATTCTCGACGTGACGGTGGTCAGCGTCGCGCTGCCCACGTTCCAGACCGAGTTCAACGCGACGTATGCGGAAGTCGCATGGACGATGACCGCCTACACTCTGGCGCTCGCCACGGTGATCCCGCTGACCGGTTGGGCGGCCGACCGGTTCGGGACGAAACGTCTCTACATGGCGGCGCTCGTCCTGTTCACCCTCGGCTCGGTGCTCTGTGCCACCGCCGACAGCATCGGCCAGCTCATCGCCTACCGGGTGCTCCAGGGCCTGGGCGGCGGCATGCTGATGCCGCTGGGTATGACGATCATGACCCGGGCCGCCGGTCCGGACCGGATCGGCCGGCTGATGGCCGTGCTCGGCATCCCGATGCTGCTCGGCCCGATCGGTGGCCCGATCCTCGGCGGCTGGCTGATCGACGTGGCCAGCTGGCACTGGATCTTCCTGATCAACCTGCCGATCGGCATCGGCGCGCTGATCTACGCGTGGGTCGTGCTGCCGAAGGACACGCCGGAGCCGTCCGAGTCGTTCGACTTCATCGGCATGCTGATGCTCTCGCCGGGTCTGGCCCTGTTCCTGTTCGGCGTCTCCTCCCTTCCGGAGGAGGGCACCATGAGCGCCACCAAGGTGTGGCTGCCGATGCTCGTGGGTGGCCTGCTGGTGATCGGGTTCGTCTTCTACTCGTTCAAGCCCCAGCACCCGCTGCTCGACCTTCGGCTGCTGCGCAACCGCAACCTGACCGTCGCGACGGTCACCCTCGCGGTGTTCACCGTCGCGTTCATGGGCGCCGGCCTGCTCTTCCCGAGCTACTTCCTGCAGATCCGCGGTGAGTCGACGCTTGACGCCGGTCTGCTGATGGCCCCGCAGGGCATCGGCGCCATGGTCACCATGCCGATCGCCGGCATCCTGGCCGACAAGATCCCGGTCGGCCGGACCGTGCCGTTCGCGCTGCTGCTCATCGCGGCCGGGTTCTTCACCTTCACCCAGGTGGGCACCGACACGTCGTACCTGCTGCTCTGCGGCTCGCTGTTCGTGATGGGCCTGGGCATGGGCGGCACCATGATGCCGATCATGACCTCGGCGCTGCGTACGCTCACCAACCACGAGGTGGCGCGCGGCTCCACCCTGCTGAACATCCTGCAGCAGATCGCCGGCTCGGTCGGCACGGCGATCATGTCGGTCATCCTGACCGACCAGCTCAACGACTCGCCGGTGATCCCCGGCGTGACCAACCCGCAGACCGGCGCGCCGGTCACCGAGGCCGGCCTGGCCATCGGCGCGGTCCAGGACCCGGCGATCGCCCAGACGGTCCCCGACCCGAGCATCCTGGAGCGCGGCCTGCAGTTCGCGGCCGACTCGTTCGCCAGCACCTTCATGGTCGGCTTCGTGCTGGTGCTGCTCACCCTGATCCCGGCGTTCTTCCTGCCGCGGAAGAAGGAGAAGTCGCACCTGCTGGACGACGACGGCTCGAAGGCGGCGCCGGTCATCCTGCACTGA